A genomic segment from Wolbachia endosymbiont of Ctenocephalides felis wCfeF encodes:
- a CDS encoding ATP-dependent zinc metalloprotease FtsH — protein sequence MKKFLEGLLIWLVIVVLVSVAYIQFSGNIGKSKTTIPFSEFLTRLEDSDIESVVIRNQNIEGKFRDGSSFNSSGVVYSDLIKGLHDRKVKFSFSTGDSAMSIIGSLLIQWIPTFIFIGLLLFLLKQTQAGGNRTISFGKSKARLMTSGKKVTFDDVAGIDEAKEELVEIVDFLKQRQKFQVLGGKIPKGCLLIGSPGTGKTLLARAIAGEANVPFFSISGSDFVEMFVGVGASRVRDMFDQGKKHAPCIIFIDEIDAVGRHRGIGLGGGNDEREQTLNQLLVEMDGFESNEGVIIVAATNRPDVLDPALLRPGRFDRQITISLPDINGREKILNTHIKKISIAPDVNVKTVARGTPGFSGADLANLVNESALIAARRNKKIVTMDDFEYARDKVMMGVERRSLIMTEEEKRLTAYHEAGHAVVAVNMPASDPIHKATIIPRGRALGLVMRLPETDRVSHTREKMIADITVAMGGRVAEELIFGYDKITSGASSDIKQASDLSRAMVTKWGMSDKVGPIYHSREQNVHGSDIISEDTLKLIDEEVKRVVSSCYEKAKDILTKRRKDLELIAENLLEFETLTGDEIKDILSGKKIVRNENENKEKVRKSSL from the coding sequence ATGAAAAAATTTTTAGAAGGCCTATTGATTTGGTTAGTAATAGTTGTACTTGTTTCGGTTGCTTATATCCAGTTCAGCGGAAATATAGGAAAAAGTAAAACAACTATACCCTTTTCAGAATTTTTAACTAGGCTGGAAGATAGTGACATAGAAAGTGTTGTCATAAGAAATCAGAACATTGAAGGCAAGTTTAGAGATGGGTCAAGTTTTAACTCAAGTGGTGTTGTGTATAGCGACTTAATAAAAGGTTTACATGACAGAAAAGTAAAATTCTCCTTTTCAACTGGAGATTCTGCGATGAGCATCATTGGGAGCTTACTTATTCAATGGATCCCAACATTTATCTTTATCGGGTTATTACTGTTCCTTTTAAAACAAACACAAGCAGGAGGCAACAGAACCATAAGCTTTGGCAAATCAAAAGCTAGGCTCATGACTAGTGGAAAAAAAGTGACATTTGACGATGTTGCTGGAATCGATGAAGCAAAGGAAGAGTTGGTAGAAATTGTTGATTTTCTTAAACAAAGGCAAAAATTTCAAGTGTTGGGTGGAAAAATACCAAAAGGGTGCCTCTTAATTGGCTCTCCTGGAACTGGTAAGACCCTACTTGCTCGTGCGATTGCAGGTGAGGCTAATGTGCCATTCTTTAGCATTTCTGGATCTGATTTTGTCGAAATGTTCGTTGGTGTTGGTGCAAGCCGTGTGCGCGATATGTTTGATCAAGGCAAGAAACACGCTCCGTGTATAATTTTCATAGATGAGATAGACGCAGTGGGTAGGCATCGTGGCATTGGTCTTGGTGGTGGCAATGATGAAAGAGAACAAACGTTAAATCAGTTATTAGTTGAAATGGATGGTTTTGAGTCTAATGAAGGTGTGATAATAGTTGCTGCAACCAATCGTCCAGATGTTTTAGATCCAGCGCTGCTTAGACCTGGTCGTTTTGACCGTCAGATCACTATTTCTTTACCTGATATAAATGGGCGTGAAAAGATATTAAACACGCATATAAAGAAAATATCGATAGCACCAGATGTAAATGTAAAAACAGTTGCAAGAGGAACACCGGGTTTCTCAGGTGCCGATTTAGCAAACTTAGTGAATGAATCTGCGCTTATTGCTGCAAGAAGGAACAAAAAGATTGTTACTATGGATGATTTTGAATATGCACGTGATAAAGTGATGATGGGCGTGGAAAGGCGTTCCTTAATCATGACAGAAGAAGAAAAAAGGCTCACTGCTTACCATGAGGCTGGTCACGCAGTAGTTGCTGTTAATATGCCTGCCTCCGATCCGATACACAAAGCAACTATTATTCCAAGGGGTAGAGCCTTAGGTTTAGTCATGAGATTGCCGGAAACAGACAGAGTATCTCACACAAGAGAAAAGATGATAGCGGACATAACCGTTGCTATGGGTGGAAGAGTAGCAGAAGAGCTAATTTTTGGTTATGATAAAATCACAAGCGGCGCATCTTCGGATATAAAACAAGCATCTGATTTATCACGCGCTATGGTAACAAAATGGGGGATGAGCGATAAGGTAGGACCGATATATCATAGTCGTGAACAAAACGTGCATGGTTCTGATATAATTTCTGAAGACACTCTAAAGCTCATAGATGAGGAAGTAAAACGAGTTGTATCTTCATGCTATGAAAAGGCAAAGGATATCCTAACCAAACGTCGCAAAGATCTGGAACTTATTGCCGAAAACCTGCTGGAGTTTGAGACTTTAACAGGAGATGAAATCAAAGATATATTAAGTGGGAAAAAGATTGTGAGAAATGAAAACGAAAACAAGGAAAAAGTAAGAAAGTCCTCTCTGTGA
- a CDS encoding Glutamate--tRNA ligase 1, with the protein MSGVVTRFAPSPTGFLHIGGARTALFNWLYAKHHRGKFLLRIEDTDRKRSTQEAIDAIIDGLKWLGVSYDGEIIYQSKRIERHIEVANLLAQKGKAYYCYCPEDEVAAKKVKAREEGRIYKHKCTNATPGVKPVVRFRVPDSQDIVVDDKIYGQIKVNSEQLDDIVILRSDNTPTYIFAVVVDDHDAGITDIIRGSDHLTNTFKQLLIYQALDFDIPRFAHVPLIHGEDGNKLSKRHGATSVCDYEKIGILPQAMRNYLLRLGWSHGNDEIISDEQAMEWFNLENIGRSPARLDFKKLEHLNNHYINNMSNEDILPLMFGENTPTEEKKNYLLQGLTELKKRANYLTELLDLAQFYIKDPPLDLSEEAERIVKSNLDIIKLLASFLSNIGDESWNKSFLSSQIKEFSKLHNVKISDVYHSLRAPITGIMDAPGIIDIMVILGKDECIRRLQSI; encoded by the coding sequence ATGTCAGGTGTAGTCACTAGATTTGCTCCATCGCCAACGGGGTTTTTGCATATTGGTGGAGCTCGTACTGCTTTATTCAATTGGCTCTATGCAAAGCATCATCGCGGAAAATTTTTGCTGAGGATTGAAGACACTGACAGAAAACGTTCAACACAGGAGGCAATCGATGCGATAATAGATGGGTTGAAATGGCTTGGTGTAAGCTATGATGGAGAAATAATATACCAATCAAAAAGAATAGAGCGACACATTGAAGTTGCAAATCTTCTTGCTCAGAAAGGTAAGGCGTATTACTGTTATTGTCCTGAGGATGAAGTTGCAGCAAAGAAGGTAAAAGCAAGAGAAGAAGGAAGGATATACAAGCATAAGTGTACTAATGCGACACCAGGCGTAAAACCTGTTGTCCGCTTTAGAGTGCCAGACTCGCAAGATATTGTTGTTGACGACAAAATATACGGCCAAATTAAAGTAAATAGCGAGCAGCTTGATGATATAGTGATCTTACGCTCTGACAACACTCCAACATATATTTTTGCAGTGGTGGTTGATGATCATGATGCCGGAATAACTGATATAATACGTGGTTCTGACCATCTCACCAATACTTTTAAGCAATTACTAATATACCAGGCCCTTGATTTTGATATTCCACGTTTTGCGCATGTACCGCTTATCCATGGAGAAGACGGGAATAAGCTGTCCAAAAGGCACGGCGCTACAAGTGTTTGCGATTACGAGAAGATAGGAATATTGCCTCAGGCGATGCGTAATTACCTGCTCAGACTTGGCTGGAGTCACGGCAATGATGAGATCATTAGCGATGAGCAAGCGATGGAGTGGTTTAATTTAGAAAACATCGGTCGTTCGCCTGCACGGCTTGATTTTAAAAAATTAGAGCATTTGAATAACCATTATATCAACAACATGAGCAATGAAGATATTCTGCCTCTAATGTTTGGAGAAAATACTCCAACTGAGGAGAAAAAGAACTATTTACTGCAGGGACTAACAGAACTAAAAAAAAGAGCAAACTACCTGACCGAACTGCTCGATTTAGCGCAGTTTTATATCAAAGATCCACCACTTGATTTAAGCGAAGAGGCTGAGCGAATTGTCAAATCTAACCTCGATATAATCAAGCTACTTGCGTCATTTCTCTCAAATATCGGTGATGAAAGCTGGAATAAGAGCTTTTTGTCCTCTCAGATCAAGGAATTTTCAAAATTGCACAATGTGAAAATAAGCGATGTTTACCACTCATTACGGGCCCCAATAACTGGAATAATGGATGCACCTGGAATTATTGATATAATGGTAATCCTTGGTAAGGATGAGTGTATAAGGAGGTTGCAATCAATTTAA
- a CDS encoding Acetyl-/propionyl-coenzyme A carboxylase alpha chain, which produces MTEKKYSKILIANRGEIVCRIIRTARRMGISCVCVYSDADINSVHVRQADESRHIGPSPAYLSYLNIEKICEVAVETGAEAVHPGYGFLAENPDFPRALQKHNIDFIGPSAETIEVTANKITAKESARKAGVNVVPGYMGKINNAAHAASVAEEIGFPVMLKAASGGGGKGMRIVNSKKEIELAFTLATNEAKKNFKDGSIFIEKYIELPRHIEIQIIADKYGNVVCLGERECSVQRNNQKIIEETPSPFISERVRREMYAQCVSLAKQVGYFSAGTVEFVVDQSQNFYFLEVNTRLQVEHPVTEFITGIDIVEEMIRTSCGEKLRFSQNDIKFTGSAIESRVCAEDPSKKFFPSSGRIKYYDKPDENDYVRIDDGVAAGSEISMFYDSMIAKVVTYGKDRIEAISRMQKALSECYIGGVTNNIEFLESIFHHPNFVAAKLHTRFIPDHYPSGFHGDFITEEYIKIFIFAALYVHLGNKEKYYNKSMDEALVVKINDNEYPVNAKYQDNTLTTIYNHNAYSISGKWKSSYRLLCITINNDTDITLKVERQGSKHFIKHAGMQAECCVFKPHVAKLSELMLNNETEGILVDAVKSPISGLLVKLHVNVGDQVEVGQPLFVVEAMKMENIICAESEMVIKNIPIQEGENVQIGDVVLALNTALS; this is translated from the coding sequence ATGACAGAAAAGAAGTACAGTAAGATTTTAATAGCAAACAGAGGAGAAATTGTCTGTAGGATTATCAGAACTGCTCGCAGAATGGGCATATCTTGTGTGTGCGTGTATTCGGATGCAGATATAAATTCTGTACATGTAAGACAAGCGGATGAGTCAAGGCACATTGGCCCTTCGCCTGCTTATCTCAGTTACTTAAACATCGAAAAAATATGCGAAGTAGCAGTTGAAACCGGTGCAGAGGCAGTTCATCCTGGTTATGGCTTTTTAGCAGAAAATCCAGATTTTCCACGTGCTCTGCAAAAACACAATATAGATTTCATCGGCCCAAGTGCAGAAACAATAGAAGTTACAGCAAATAAGATAACAGCAAAGGAATCCGCAAGAAAAGCTGGAGTGAATGTAGTGCCAGGATACATGGGCAAGATCAACAATGCTGCTCATGCAGCCAGTGTTGCTGAGGAGATTGGTTTTCCCGTTATGCTGAAAGCTGCATCAGGCGGTGGTGGTAAAGGCATGCGAATTGTAAACTCCAAAAAGGAAATTGAACTAGCATTTACATTAGCAACAAACGAAGCAAAAAAAAATTTCAAGGATGGTAGTATCTTTATAGAGAAATATATAGAGTTACCGCGGCACATCGAAATACAAATTATAGCAGATAAATATGGCAATGTAGTGTGTCTTGGAGAGAGGGAATGTTCAGTACAAAGAAACAATCAGAAGATAATAGAAGAAACGCCAAGTCCGTTCATTAGCGAGAGAGTGAGACGAGAAATGTATGCCCAATGTGTTTCTTTGGCAAAGCAAGTTGGCTATTTTTCAGCAGGTACTGTTGAGTTTGTTGTAGATCAGAGCCAGAACTTCTATTTTCTTGAGGTGAATACGAGATTGCAAGTTGAGCATCCGGTAACAGAATTTATAACTGGAATAGACATAGTAGAAGAAATGATTAGAACTTCCTGTGGAGAAAAATTAAGGTTCAGTCAGAATGATATTAAATTTACCGGTTCTGCAATAGAAAGTAGGGTCTGCGCTGAAGATCCATCAAAGAAATTTTTTCCTTCCAGCGGAAGAATAAAATATTACGACAAACCGGATGAAAATGATTATGTGAGAATAGATGATGGAGTTGCTGCAGGTTCAGAAATCAGCATGTTCTATGATTCGATGATTGCAAAAGTAGTGACATATGGGAAAGATAGAATAGAGGCAATCAGCAGAATGCAAAAAGCTTTGTCTGAATGTTATATAGGGGGAGTGACAAACAATATAGAATTTCTAGAGTCCATCTTTCATCATCCAAATTTTGTTGCAGCAAAGCTCCACACGAGATTCATTCCAGACCATTATCCGAGTGGATTTCACGGTGATTTTATTACAGAAGAGTATATTAAAATATTTATTTTCGCTGCGTTATATGTTCATTTGGGAAACAAGGAGAAGTATTACAATAAGTCAATGGATGAAGCGCTTGTAGTGAAAATAAATGACAATGAGTATCCTGTAAACGCAAAGTATCAAGATAATACATTAACAACAATATACAATCATAATGCATATTCTATAAGTGGTAAGTGGAAATCAAGTTACAGGTTGCTATGTATCACAATTAACAATGATACCGATATAACACTTAAAGTAGAAAGACAGGGCAGTAAACACTTTATAAAACATGCTGGGATGCAAGCTGAGTGCTGTGTATTTAAACCTCATGTAGCTAAATTAAGTGAGTTAATGCTAAATAATGAAACAGAGGGGATCTTGGTAGATGCCGTAAAATCTCCAATATCTGGTTTATTAGTTAAATTACACGTAAATGTTGGAGATCAGGTAGAGGTAGGGCAGCCCTTATTTGTTGTAGAAGCGATGAAAATGGAAAATATCATATGCGCTGAATCAGAAATGGTAATAAAAAACATTCCTATTCAGGAAGGAGAAAATGTGCAGATCGGTGATGTGGTATTAGCTTTGAATACAGCTCTTTCTTAA
- a CDS encoding Heme A synthase — translation MVILMVGIGGFTRLSKAGLSITEWKPITGALPPLSEQDWLQEKLKYETTPEYKTFNYGMSMEEFRTIYLIEYVHRLVARLTGLVFVLPFIYFMLKSRISKRAVIRLSMALLFGALQALAGWYMVKSGLVAKPHVSHYRLALHLLLALAIFALLSYQFFDYQIRPKQTKLKISGNTIHYTGTILALIVIQITFGAFVAGLNAGLIYNTFPLMDGYIIPEDLFFLQPTLLNIFENRTTVQFIHRALAFLILALTVILTIKNISIKPVYVMLFSVLTQVILGVITLLLHIPIAIAIAHQVFSFISFGSGLYFLCYLRKSCIQS, via the coding sequence ATGGTAATCCTTATGGTAGGAATTGGCGGGTTTACCAGACTTTCAAAAGCAGGATTGTCTATCACAGAGTGGAAACCCATTACTGGAGCATTACCACCACTGAGTGAGCAAGACTGGCTACAAGAAAAATTGAAATACGAGACTACACCTGAATATAAAACATTTAATTATGGGATGAGTATGGAGGAGTTTCGCACTATATATTTAATAGAATATGTACATAGATTGGTTGCAAGGCTAACAGGTTTAGTGTTTGTCCTACCATTTATATATTTTATGCTAAAAAGTAGAATATCTAAAAGGGCAGTAATAAGACTATCCATGGCACTATTATTTGGAGCGTTACAAGCTCTCGCTGGTTGGTATATGGTTAAAAGTGGTCTGGTAGCCAAGCCTCATGTTAGTCACTATAGGCTCGCACTTCACTTACTGCTAGCATTGGCTATTTTTGCATTATTGTCGTACCAATTTTTTGATTATCAAATCAGACCAAAGCAGACTAAACTTAAGATTAGCGGCAACACTATACATTACACAGGAACAATCTTGGCTCTAATTGTAATACAAATAACCTTCGGGGCGTTTGTTGCAGGATTAAATGCTGGTCTAATTTACAATACCTTTCCACTAATGGACGGATATATCATTCCGGAAGATTTATTTTTTTTACAGCCTACATTGCTAAATATCTTTGAGAACAGAACAACAGTGCAGTTTATCCACCGAGCACTGGCATTTCTAATATTAGCCCTGACAGTAATACTCACAATAAAAAATATCAGTATAAAACCGGTGTATGTTATGCTGTTCTCTGTTCTAACTCAGGTAATTTTAGGAGTAATTACTTTATTGCTGCACATACCAATAGCCATTGCTATAGCTCACCAAGTGTTTTCATTCATCTCATTTGGATCAGGCTTATATTTCTTATGTTATTTAAGAAAGAGCTGTATTCAAAGCTAA
- a CDS encoding Beta-monoglucosyldiacylglycerol synthase gives MQQLPILQVNDIEKIKIDSSLCKEQEKFFYYKFNIVPWQKLNNTTFFMVESASQDINHWIKANYGDDCVLIEADGEQILDFLNSHFSISEFASNYLCHKNPDFSAKNIKLSSIFFASFFIITSILTLTEKYTYFALMLIFIVGCSSYLFKFITTVFGLCEISNRKIDYGKINEEDFPIYTILLPAFKEGAVIKQLTKSIEKLDYPKSKLDVKLLIESDDQGTLAAIEEHTLPQYFEVIKVPHSLPKTKAKSCNYAMSFAKGKYAVIYDADDKPDPLQLKKALIEFGQGDDKLACVQARLNYYNYNHNFLTKSFSLEYMSWFQYLLPGFQRMNMPIPLGGSSNHFSVEILRKVLFWDAYNVTEDADLGLRLSQMGYKTRIIDSETLEESPTTVFAWIKQRARWIKGYMQTYVVHLRNIRSLYRHNGLKGILLLNLFVGSAAFIFFTTPFLLLSLMLTQVLNELFLCYFVAVYVTNLILLAVAIKQQKMPFYFYVVSIFFPVYNLLHSVAAFFALWEFIIHPQRWNKTQHGLWNKSNQNP, from the coding sequence ATGCAACAGCTGCCTATACTTCAAGTTAATGATATAGAAAAAATTAAGATCGATTCCAGTTTGTGTAAAGAGCAAGAAAAGTTTTTTTATTACAAATTTAATATAGTTCCTTGGCAAAAATTAAATAATACCACTTTTTTTATGGTTGAAAGTGCGAGTCAAGATATCAACCATTGGATCAAAGCTAACTATGGTGATGATTGCGTGCTAATAGAAGCAGATGGTGAACAGATTTTAGATTTTCTTAACTCGCACTTTAGTATTTCAGAATTTGCAAGCAACTATTTGTGCCATAAAAACCCTGATTTTTCAGCCAAGAATATTAAGCTAAGCTCAATATTTTTTGCTTCTTTTTTTATTATAACTTCAATTTTAACACTAACAGAGAAGTATACATACTTTGCTTTAATGTTGATATTTATAGTTGGATGTTCTAGCTATTTGTTCAAATTTATAACTACAGTTTTTGGCTTATGTGAAATCTCCAACCGAAAAATAGATTATGGTAAGATAAACGAAGAAGACTTCCCTATATATACAATTTTATTGCCTGCCTTTAAAGAAGGGGCAGTGATAAAGCAATTGACTAAAAGCATTGAAAAATTGGATTACCCAAAATCAAAATTAGATGTGAAGCTTTTGATAGAAAGTGATGATCAGGGAACGCTTGCAGCTATAGAGGAACATACTTTACCGCAATATTTCGAAGTGATAAAAGTGCCTCATTCTTTGCCTAAGACGAAAGCTAAGTCATGCAATTATGCCATGAGCTTTGCCAAAGGAAAGTATGCAGTAATATATGATGCAGATGATAAACCAGATCCATTGCAGCTAAAAAAGGCACTGATTGAATTTGGTCAAGGTGATGATAAGTTAGCCTGTGTGCAAGCAAGATTAAATTACTACAATTATAATCACAACTTTCTGACGAAATCCTTCTCTTTAGAATACATGAGCTGGTTTCAGTACCTATTGCCTGGATTCCAAAGAATGAATATGCCGATACCTTTGGGTGGTAGCAGCAATCATTTTTCGGTAGAAATTTTAAGAAAAGTGCTTTTCTGGGATGCTTATAATGTCACTGAAGATGCTGACCTAGGTTTGAGACTTTCACAAATGGGATATAAAACTAGGATTATTGACTCAGAAACATTGGAAGAATCACCAACTACTGTGTTTGCCTGGATCAAGCAAAGAGCGCGTTGGATTAAAGGCTATATGCAAACTTATGTTGTCCATCTAAGGAATATAAGATCACTTTATAGACACAATGGACTTAAAGGAATTCTGTTATTGAATCTTTTTGTTGGCTCGGCAGCCTTTATATTTTTCACTACTCCATTTTTATTGCTTTCATTAATGTTAACTCAAGTTTTAAATGAATTGTTTTTGTGCTACTTTGTAGCGGTATACGTTACTAACCTAATTCTCTTGGCAGTAGCAATCAAGCAGCAAAAGATGCCTTTTTACTTTTATGTAGTATCAATATTCTTCCCTGTCTATAATCTGCTACACAGCGTTGCAGCTTTTTTCGCCTTGTGGGAATTTATCATTCATCCTCAGCGATGGAACAAAACTCAGCATGGTTTATGGAACAAAAGCAATCAAAATCCGTAG
- a CDS encoding ATP synthase subunit b — MSTSLIVCLAFLVGFILSRRLLKKVIRNALNNKRNKSKFINEEVERLRRDMLEYYREFSEKYKGLNAEVSKVMNEALDKAKSFTKLYEQQQNQTLDNNNRSYSEKITGQREEAIKDLVANTVVNMAADNTKKIIQERKDEKHSEVISSLSRDLSKKLH, encoded by the coding sequence ATGTCTACATCATTGATTGTCTGTCTTGCTTTCTTGGTAGGTTTTATCCTTTCACGTAGATTACTAAAGAAGGTAATAAGAAACGCTCTTAACAATAAGCGTAACAAGAGCAAATTTATAAATGAAGAGGTTGAAAGACTCAGAAGAGATATGTTGGAGTATTACAGAGAGTTTTCTGAGAAATACAAAGGATTAAATGCAGAAGTTAGTAAAGTGATGAATGAAGCTCTTGATAAGGCTAAGAGCTTCACTAAGCTCTATGAACAGCAACAGAACCAGACGTTAGATAACAATAACCGTTCTTATTCGGAGAAAATTACTGGCCAACGTGAAGAAGCTATTAAAGATTTAGTAGCTAACACAGTAGTAAATATGGCTGCTGACAATACAAAAAAAATAATACAGGAGCGCAAGGATGAGAAGCACAGCGAGGTCATATCTTCACTTTCACGTGATTTAAGTAAAAAATTGCATTAG
- a CDS encoding ATP synthase subunit b', giving the protein MPQLDVSTYFSQVFWFLIFFSLLFFVVSCLFLPKLDEIINTRSKRVLGSFNSSVHLLKLIESQIVKYNAALNEARIQAKKVIDNALAQVEETRANMKDILEERDKKMSKLVEEEVAKFKSEYADELKRIATGIALIYYNKLTNSEIEEKFVANLVSKEF; this is encoded by the coding sequence ATGCCACAACTTGATGTTTCAACTTACTTTTCTCAGGTTTTTTGGTTTTTAATTTTTTTCTCTTTACTTTTTTTTGTAGTAAGTTGCTTATTTTTGCCAAAATTAGATGAAATAATAAACACTAGAAGCAAGAGGGTGTTGGGCTCTTTTAATAGCTCTGTTCATCTTTTAAAACTTATAGAAAGTCAGATTGTTAAATATAACGCAGCTTTAAACGAAGCTAGAATACAAGCAAAAAAGGTTATAGATAATGCACTTGCCCAAGTAGAAGAAACGAGAGCCAATATGAAGGATATATTAGAAGAGAGAGATAAAAAAATGAGCAAACTTGTTGAAGAAGAAGTAGCAAAGTTTAAATCTGAGTACGCTGATGAACTAAAGCGAATAGCTACTGGTATTGCCTTAATTTACTACAATAAATTGACCAACTCTGAAATTGAGGAGAAGTTTGTTGCTAACCTGGTATCTAAAGAATTTTAG
- a CDS encoding ATP synthase subunit c: MDLVALKFIAIGLSVLGMLGAGLGVANIFSTMLSGLARNPESEDKMKKYVYTGAALVEAMGLFAFLLALLLIFVV; encoded by the coding sequence ATGGATTTAGTAGCTTTAAAATTTATAGCAATTGGTTTAAGTGTGCTTGGTATGCTTGGGGCAGGTCTTGGTGTAGCAAATATATTTTCTACTATGTTAAGTGGGCTTGCAAGAAACCCTGAATCAGAGGATAAAATGAAAAAATATGTCTATACAGGAGCAGCTCTAGTTGAAGCAATGGGGTTATTTGCATTTCTGCTTGCATTACTATTAATATTTGTTGTTTAA
- a CDS encoding ATP synthase subunit a, which translates to MALNPLEQFKIYTIIELPKLFGHDINFTNSSLFMMISVILVILFLLLGIRKGSVIPGYLQAAVECVYDFVISIIENNTGSKGLEHIPLIFTVFIFTLSCNLVGVLPYSFTVTSHVIVTFALSMIVFTYTTVVGFKERGVKFLRILLPEGTPSWLAPMMVFIKLFAYLARPVSLSIRLAANMIAGHTIIKVIAGFIMNMHVTLTPIPFLFIIALIGFEVFVAILQAYIFTSLTCVYLSDAVK; encoded by the coding sequence ATGGCGTTAAATCCGCTAGAACAATTTAAAATATATACAATAATAGAATTACCCAAACTATTTGGGCATGATATAAATTTTACCAACTCATCTCTTTTTATGATGATCTCGGTAATATTGGTTATACTCTTCTTACTTTTGGGAATAAGAAAGGGATCAGTAATACCGGGATATTTGCAAGCTGCTGTTGAGTGTGTATATGATTTTGTCATTTCAATAATAGAAAATAACACTGGAAGCAAAGGCTTGGAGCACATTCCGTTGATATTCACAGTATTTATTTTCACTTTGTCGTGTAATTTAGTAGGCGTTCTTCCTTATAGTTTTACGGTTACAAGTCATGTGATAGTTACTTTTGCCCTATCGATGATAGTTTTTACTTATACAACGGTTGTTGGATTCAAAGAAAGGGGAGTAAAATTTTTGCGCATATTGCTACCTGAAGGCACTCCGTCGTGGCTGGCGCCCATGATGGTTTTCATCAAGCTATTTGCCTACTTGGCAAGGCCTGTAAGTTTATCAATAAGGCTTGCTGCAAACATGATCGCGGGTCATACAATTATCAAAGTAATAGCAGGGTTTATTATGAATATGCACGTGACTCTAACTCCTATACCGTTTTTATTTATAATCGCATTAATAGGGTTTGAGGTGTTTGTTGCAATTCTACAAGCTTATATATTCACCTCTTTAACGTGTGTATACTTATCAGATGCAGTAAAGTAA